One part of the Sesamum indicum cultivar Zhongzhi No. 13 linkage group LG14, S_indicum_v1.0, whole genome shotgun sequence genome encodes these proteins:
- the LOC105176515 gene encoding post-GPI attachment to proteins factor 3: MFDYGGIICQKMGNRYWIICGLVFSSLFRVYEASAGDSDPLYRACIEQCEKTGCIAERCFSHCKFSPDGSFLDGPWYMQEPLYLRWKQWDCQSDCRYHCMVEREKERAELDLGPVKYHGKWPFRHFYGFQEPISVAFSVLNLLMHYHGWRSFFSLLYSKFPLKRDKSPFYGYMGLWNIYGLLSVNSCFWSAVFHSRDVNLTKNLECSSGVALFGYSLILAIIRSFNLKDDAARVMVAAPLIAFTTTHILYLNNYKIDYGWNNKVCTIMIIAQLLTWSIWAGLTKHPSRWKLWIVVVGGGLALRLKILDFPPYQGLVDAHALWHASSVPLTYIWWSFIKDDANYITSINLKKVK, translated from the exons ATGTTTGATTACGGAGGAATAATCTGTCAGAAG ATGGGAAACCGCTACTGGATAATTTGCGGTCTGGtgttttcttccctttttagAGTATATGAAGCCAGTGCTGGTGATTCCGACCCATTATACAG gGCATGTATAGAGCAATGTGAGAAGACTGGTTGTATTGCAGAAAGATGCTTCTCACATTGCAAGTTCTCTCCAGATGGTTCTTTCCTTGATGGCCCTTGGTATATGCAAGAGCCTCTTTACTTGCGGTGGAAACAATGGGATTGCCAGAGTGATTGCCGTTACCATTGTATGGTGGAAAGAGAGAAGGAAAGAGCAGAACTTGATCTAGGGCCTGTAAAATATCATGGCAAATGGCCCTTTCGTCACTTTTATGGCTTCCAG GAGCCTATTTCTGTAGCCTTTTCAGTTCTGAACCTTCTGATGCATTACCATGGGTGGCGTTCCTTTTTCTCCCTTCTTTACTCTAAGTTTCCATTGAAACGTGATAAGAGCCCATTCTATGGCTATATGGGTCTCTGGAATATCTATGGGCTCTTGTCTGTGAACTCATGCTTCTGGAGTGCAGTCTTCCACAGTAG AGATGTGAACTTGACAAAAAATCTAGAGTGTTCATCTGGAGTGGCCTTATTTGGGTATTCACTTATTTTGGCAATTATAAGAAGCTTCAACTTAAAGGATGATGCTGCTAGAGTCATGGTTGCTGCTCCACTGATTGCATTTACAACTACCCACATTCTGTACCTTAACAACTATAAGATTGACTATG GATGGAATAATAAAGTGTGTACAATCATGATTATTGCACAACTTCTCACTTGGTCAATCTGGGCTGGCCTCACTAAGCATCCTTCTCGATGGAAGTTGTGGATTGTGGTTGTGGGAGGTGGCCTTGCATTGCGCCTAAAGATACTTGACTTCCCTCCTTATCAAGGATTGGTGGACGCACATGCTCTCTGGCATGCTTCCTCTGTCCCTCTTACTTACATTTGGTGGAGTTTTATCAAGGATGACGCTAACTACATAACATCCATCAACCTGAAGAAGGTAAAATAA